Proteins from one Halopseudomonas pelagia genomic window:
- a CDS encoding PACE efflux transporter encodes MQGIKRKLVYVTLYEVIATAVITLILLMMGHAVLDAGVASGMTSAIAVSWNLVWNSLFESWETRQPERGRSIKRRIMHALGFEFGLLAILVPVMAWWLEISLWHAFVLDMGLLIFFVFYTFVFSLAFDKIFGLPLSAQPVMVESEA; translated from the coding sequence ATGCAGGGGATCAAACGCAAGCTGGTGTATGTGACGCTATATGAAGTAATCGCCACGGCCGTTATTACGCTGATACTGCTGATGATGGGGCATGCGGTGCTGGATGCCGGTGTTGCATCGGGCATGACTTCTGCGATTGCCGTGAGTTGGAACCTGGTCTGGAATAGCCTGTTCGAGAGCTGGGAGACGCGGCAGCCGGAGCGTGGCCGCAGTATCAAAAGGCGCATCATGCATGCACTGGGTTTTGAATTCGGTCTGCTGGCGATTCTGGTACCAGTCATGGCCTGGTGGCTGGAAATATCGCTGTGGCATGCCTTTGTGCTGGACATGGGGCTGCTTATATTTTTTGTATTCTATACCTTTGTGTTCAGCCTGGCCTTTGACAAGATATTCGGATTACCTTTGTCGGCTCAGCCTGTCATGGTCGAATCCGAAGCTTGA
- a CDS encoding hemerythrin domain-containing protein, with product MNAIELLKDDHKKVLKLLEEITGTTERAVKTRTDLLAQIQTELSVHTTLEEEDFYPAYKKAGGKEQAKMYHEAVEEHRAVEKLVLPDLLATDPGSLQFSGRIKVLKELLEHHIEEEEEEMFKEANKLLSKDQLNELGEQMAAKQKKLKAALK from the coding sequence ATGAATGCGATCGAACTGCTCAAAGACGACCACAAGAAAGTCCTGAAGCTGCTGGAAGAGATTACCGGCACCACCGAACGCGCGGTAAAAACCCGCACCGACCTGCTCGCCCAGATTCAGACGGAGTTGTCTGTGCACACCACGCTGGAGGAAGAGGACTTCTACCCGGCTTACAAAAAGGCTGGAGGCAAGGAACAAGCCAAGATGTATCACGAAGCCGTCGAGGAACACCGCGCCGTAGAGAAATTAGTGCTGCCTGATTTGCTTGCGACGGACCCAGGCTCTCTCCAGTTTTCAGGGCGGATCAAAGTGCTCAAGGAGCTGCTGGAGCACCATATCGAGGAAGAGGAAGAAGAAATGTTCAAGGAAGCGAACAAATTGCTCAGCAAGGATCAGTTGAACGAGCTGGGCGAGCAAATGGCGGCCAAGCAAAAGAAGCTGAAAGCGGCACTGAAGTAA
- a CDS encoding pyridoxamine 5'-phosphate oxidase family protein: MLDPKHVINTADQLAALYGDVAVVSQKKEIDFIHPLYQALIQASPFVVLATSGDGGLDASPRGDAPGFVQVQDEKTLLLPERRGNKRVDSLRNLLTDPRVALFFLIPGVGETLRVSGRATITVEPELMERFAVKGKPPKCVLVIEVEKVFFQCARAIKRSRLWDEQANQPAATLPSAGTILAALSSGSVDAKRYDDELPDRQQDTLY; encoded by the coding sequence ATGCTAGATCCCAAGCACGTCATCAACACCGCTGACCAACTTGCTGCTCTCTACGGCGATGTCGCCGTAGTGTCGCAAAAGAAGGAAATCGACTTCATCCACCCCCTGTATCAAGCGCTGATTCAGGCCTCACCCTTTGTCGTGTTGGCCACCAGCGGCGATGGCGGGCTGGACGCATCACCGCGCGGTGACGCACCTGGGTTTGTGCAGGTGCAGGACGAGAAAACCTTGCTGCTGCCTGAGCGCCGGGGCAATAAGCGTGTAGACAGTTTGCGCAATCTGCTTACCGACCCCAGGGTCGCGCTGTTTTTTTTGATACCTGGCGTGGGCGAGACGCTGCGGGTGAGCGGCCGGGCCACCATCACAGTTGAACCTGAATTGATGGAGCGCTTTGCGGTGAAGGGTAAACCGCCGAAATGCGTGCTGGTGATCGAGGTCGAGAAGGTATTCTTCCAATGCGCCAGGGCGATCAAGCGATCCCGGTTATGGGATGAACAGGCGAATCAACCCGCTGCCACCCTGCCCAGCGCCGGAACCATCCTGGCGGCGCTGTCGAGTGGGTCAGTAGACGCCAAGCGATACGATGATGAACTGCCTGACCGCCAGCAAGATACCCTGTATTAG
- a CDS encoding tetratricopeptide repeat protein, translating into MRRYWIWLLILLLGGAAAAAWWVMHGRNAPITEPAAAQAVASAPPQWVEESQCQSCHSTAFADWQGSHHQLAMQPASEQTVLGDFSGQQIASDAETSEFLRDDESFVIRTPDANGQSADFKVAYTFGLEPLQQYLLEMPGGRLQAHGMAWDTQQQAWFHLYQGQGVDHHSQLHWTGALQNANFMCVECHTTDFKRNYDAGTDSFASRFQALGVGCQSCHGPASEHLTWAENNATTTPEQQSESKGFSTSPSIAPAAEVEVCARCHSRRSPLDDGYQHGNALMDDFLPSILSADLYEVDGKIKEEVFEYGSFKQSKMHAAGVVCSDCHNPHSNELRATGNGVCTQCHNTNAQPIRADIQGSGLQARNYDSPAHHNHPNGSAGAQCINCHMPGKLYMTNDLRHDHSFTSPNPAQALELGHTDACLGCHQPAEPAELVAQYLAQYPDAEPRDGGYAQDLSAVRGGKPGAAAALNRQLAREDQPAIRVATLVSELPRYPSLAALQQLAGALQHADPSVRVAAVNNLPALATETQLRDLLAPLASDSIRAVRLAVAWQLAQLSAQTKSGLTAWPTLQAEYEQVQNNLLERAEAHFNLAMLYQLSGREDQVEAALREALERDAAFFPAVIMQAQWQEQYFRLPQVGLAILQKALKAHPREASLQHALGLALVRQGKLADALPAFAQAHERAPDNSDYAYVLAIALHDSGEPEQARELLRQQLAADPANRQLRLALVSYLSGQDSQEARMLMEQLREQNPDDPAVAGR; encoded by the coding sequence ATGCGCAGGTATTGGATATGGCTGCTGATTCTACTCTTGGGCGGGGCAGCAGCTGCGGCGTGGTGGGTAATGCATGGGCGCAATGCGCCCATAACTGAGCCCGCAGCCGCACAGGCGGTTGCTTCCGCTCCCCCACAATGGGTGGAGGAAAGCCAATGCCAAAGCTGCCACAGCACAGCCTTTGCCGACTGGCAGGGCTCGCATCATCAACTGGCCATGCAACCAGCCAGCGAACAGACCGTGCTCGGCGATTTCAGCGGGCAGCAGATCGCTAGTGATGCCGAGACCAGCGAGTTTCTGCGTGACGATGAATCCTTTGTGATCCGTACGCCGGACGCCAACGGCCAATCAGCCGACTTCAAGGTGGCCTATACATTTGGTCTGGAGCCGTTACAGCAATATCTGCTGGAGATGCCCGGAGGACGTCTGCAGGCCCACGGCATGGCCTGGGATACCCAACAACAGGCGTGGTTTCACCTATACCAGGGCCAGGGCGTGGATCACCATAGCCAACTGCACTGGACCGGAGCGCTGCAGAACGCCAACTTCATGTGCGTCGAATGCCACACCACCGACTTCAAGCGCAACTATGACGCCGGTACAGACAGCTTCGCTAGCCGCTTTCAAGCACTTGGTGTGGGCTGCCAGAGCTGTCACGGCCCCGCGTCTGAGCACCTGACCTGGGCGGAAAACAATGCGACAACCACACCAGAGCAGCAAAGCGAATCAAAGGGCTTCAGCACCAGCCCGAGTATCGCCCCTGCAGCAGAGGTGGAAGTATGCGCCCGCTGCCATAGCCGTCGCTCGCCACTGGATGACGGCTATCAGCATGGCAATGCGCTTATGGACGACTTCCTGCCCAGCATTCTTAGTGCAGATCTCTATGAGGTCGATGGCAAGATCAAGGAAGAAGTATTCGAGTATGGCTCCTTCAAGCAGAGCAAGATGCACGCCGCCGGGGTAGTCTGCTCCGACTGCCACAACCCCCATAGCAACGAGCTGCGCGCAACGGGCAATGGCGTATGCACGCAATGTCACAACACCAATGCCCAGCCCATCCGCGCCGACATTCAGGGCAGCGGCCTGCAGGCAAGAAATTACGACTCGCCAGCCCATCACAATCATCCGAACGGCTCGGCCGGTGCCCAGTGCATCAATTGCCACATGCCGGGCAAGCTGTACATGACCAACGATCTGCGGCATGACCACAGCTTTACTTCACCCAACCCGGCACAAGCATTGGAACTGGGGCATACCGACGCCTGCCTGGGTTGCCATCAACCTGCCGAGCCTGCGGAGCTGGTTGCCCAGTACCTGGCGCAATACCCTGACGCGGAGCCACGCGATGGCGGGTACGCGCAGGATCTGTCAGCGGTACGCGGCGGCAAACCCGGCGCGGCAGCTGCGCTGAACAGACAACTGGCCCGTGAAGATCAACCGGCTATCAGAGTCGCTACTCTGGTCAGCGAACTGCCGCGCTATCCTTCCCTCGCCGCCCTGCAGCAACTGGCCGGGGCGCTGCAGCATGCTGATCCCAGCGTGCGTGTCGCCGCCGTCAACAACTTGCCGGCGCTGGCCACCGAGACGCAGCTCAGAGACCTGCTCGCGCCCCTGGCATCCGACTCTATTCGCGCCGTACGCCTGGCGGTTGCCTGGCAACTGGCGCAACTATCGGCGCAAACCAAATCCGGGCTGACCGCCTGGCCGACGTTGCAGGCTGAATACGAGCAGGTACAAAACAACCTGCTGGAGCGTGCCGAGGCCCACTTCAACCTGGCCATGCTCTACCAACTCAGCGGCCGTGAAGATCAGGTTGAAGCTGCCTTGCGTGAGGCGCTGGAACGCGACGCGGCCTTCTTCCCCGCGGTGATCATGCAGGCCCAGTGGCAGGAGCAATACTTCCGCCTGCCGCAGGTCGGCCTGGCCATCCTGCAAAAGGCGCTCAAAGCTCATCCGCGGGAAGCCAGCCTGCAGCACGCGCTGGGTCTGGCGCTGGTGCGCCAGGGCAAGCTGGCAGACGCCCTGCCCGCCTTCGCTCAAGCCCATGAACGGGCACCCGACAACTCCGACTACGCTTACGTGCTGGCGATCGCCCTGCACGACAGCGGCGAGCCCGAGCAGGCTCGTGAACTGCTCAGACAGCAATTGGCCGCCGATCCTGCCAACCGCCAACTCCGCCTGGCTTTGGTAAGTTATCTAAGTGGCCAGGACTCACAAGAGGCGAGGATGTTGATGGAGCAACTGCGTGAGCAGAACCCCGATGATCCGGCGGTAGCGGGTAGGTAA
- a CDS encoding sulfatase-like hydrolase/transferase, translating into MKTPHGAKVLLVMALFVLVSCRSGSSSDDTPPVSDNTSPNILFVIMDDVGIDQLSAFGYGGAEAPSMPTIGTIADAGVRFRNTWSMPECSPGRSVLMTGRYPLRTNIYQAIGPNDLANSQTDPEQITAAKLLEPAGYTSAMFGKFHLAQAENNEAGNGTPAQIGWNNFYGWISGEPGSIDTTAGGVAAPGTHSCGYIPDETQTNGAYSGACYVPTSTGSQCTEIVGASALGDSAGLQCVSRGGVLVPDDVCQSETPTQVNFDQVNAHYVSPLVVNGGGEVLEAPLSDMRGRGWRSTIEVDAAIEWINARKNVSGPWMTTLSFSSVHKPLQQPPAELLPSGISAELNSNCASLPNQRRLSDAMIEAMDTELGRLLVETGIAQAQSDGSLIYDPAASDTMVVVIGDNGSFGNLVKAPFDLNRAKGTAYQTGVWVPLIVAGPMVEAPGRAVEHMINAADVFQLFGETAGIDVPAAVPRGVDAVSMQPYLTDPAQESLRDYNFTQGGLNIQVDGGRNGPCVFFGSSCSHTPVSKNVCEDNAGVWWGIGADDPAVLRGDLTQCWEVNQAIYDDDPANYDSNRIAMNPTTTIAVRNDDFKLVRNQALDYDVTIDSGIEIVSEELYAIDQNSTLPQIDRAEFELTSQGLNSEQQGNLDLLQAELNSVLASQVSCPGDGNGDGVVNDLDLSTQAAVQARWGGSSTYDFNIDGLTNDLDRDIINANLGPCPQ; encoded by the coding sequence TTGAAAACTCCGCACGGCGCGAAAGTGTTGCTGGTGATGGCGTTATTTGTTCTTGTTTCCTGCCGATCCGGCTCAAGTAGTGATGACACCCCTCCCGTAAGCGACAATACCAGCCCCAATATTCTGTTCGTGATCATGGATGACGTGGGCATCGATCAGCTCAGCGCTTTTGGCTATGGCGGCGCCGAGGCCCCAAGCATGCCTACTATTGGCACCATTGCCGACGCCGGGGTGCGCTTTCGCAACACCTGGTCCATGCCGGAATGTTCCCCAGGCCGCTCTGTACTCATGACCGGACGCTATCCGCTACGTACCAACATCTATCAGGCTATCGGCCCTAACGATCTGGCCAACTCCCAGACCGACCCGGAACAGATTACCGCAGCCAAATTGCTTGAGCCGGCCGGTTATACGAGCGCGATGTTTGGCAAGTTCCACCTGGCCCAGGCAGAGAACAACGAAGCCGGCAACGGCACACCAGCGCAAATCGGCTGGAACAATTTTTATGGCTGGATCAGTGGCGAGCCGGGCTCTATCGACACCACCGCTGGCGGTGTTGCTGCACCCGGCACCCACAGCTGCGGTTACATCCCGGATGAAACTCAAACCAACGGTGCCTACAGCGGCGCCTGCTATGTGCCCACCTCGACCGGTAGCCAGTGCACAGAGATTGTAGGTGCAAGTGCGCTGGGTGATTCCGCCGGGCTGCAATGTGTGTCTCGGGGTGGGGTGCTGGTGCCCGATGATGTCTGCCAGAGCGAGACGCCGACGCAAGTCAACTTTGACCAGGTGAACGCCCATTACGTATCGCCTCTGGTCGTCAACGGAGGCGGAGAAGTGCTGGAAGCCCCGTTGAGTGACATGCGCGGACGCGGCTGGCGCTCGACCATCGAAGTCGACGCCGCCATCGAATGGATCAACGCGCGCAAGAACGTTTCTGGTCCCTGGATGACAACCCTTAGCTTCAGCTCGGTACACAAGCCGCTACAGCAGCCCCCTGCCGAGCTGCTGCCATCTGGTATCAGTGCAGAACTGAACAGCAACTGCGCCAGCCTGCCAAACCAACGCCGCCTTTCCGATGCAATGATCGAAGCCATGGATACTGAACTGGGCCGCCTGCTGGTGGAAACCGGTATAGCCCAGGCACAATCCGACGGCTCGCTGATCTATGACCCGGCCGCCAGTGACACCATGGTCGTGGTGATTGGCGATAACGGCAGCTTCGGCAATCTGGTCAAGGCACCTTTCGATCTTAACCGTGCCAAGGGCACCGCCTATCAGACCGGGGTCTGGGTGCCGTTAATCGTCGCAGGCCCCATGGTTGAGGCGCCAGGCCGTGCGGTAGAACATATGATCAATGCGGCGGATGTGTTCCAGCTGTTCGGTGAGACCGCTGGCATTGATGTGCCAGCAGCTGTACCACGCGGCGTCGACGCAGTGAGCATGCAGCCCTACCTTACCGACCCCGCCCAGGAAAGCCTGCGCGATTACAACTTTACCCAGGGCGGGCTGAATATCCAGGTGGACGGCGGCCGCAACGGCCCCTGTGTGTTCTTCGGCAGTTCCTGCTCGCACACGCCGGTGAGCAAGAATGTATGTGAAGACAACGCCGGGGTCTGGTGGGGTATTGGAGCGGACGATCCGGCGGTTCTGAGGGGCGATCTGACCCAGTGCTGGGAAGTGAATCAGGCCATCTACGATGACGATCCAGCCAACTACGACTCCAACCGAATCGCCATGAATCCAACCACCACCATTGCGGTGCGAAATGATGATTTCAAACTGGTCCGCAACCAGGCGCTGGACTATGACGTCACTATCGACTCCGGCATCGAGATAGTCTCTGAAGAACTCTATGCCATTGATCAGAACTCGACCTTGCCACAGATAGACAGGGCGGAATTCGAGCTGACCAGCCAGGGTTTGAACTCCGAGCAGCAAGGCAATCTGGACCTGCTGCAGGCAGAGCTTAATAGTGTATTGGCCTCTCAGGTCAGTTGCCCGGGCGACGGTAATGGCGACGGCGTGGTGAATGATCTCGATCTAAGCACCCAGGCCGCAGTGCAGGCGCGCTGGGGTGGATCAAGCACCTATGACTTCAACATCGACGGTCTCACCAATGATTTGGATCGAGACATCATCAATGCCAATCTAGGGCCATGCCCGCAATGA
- a CDS encoding diguanylate cyclase, whose protein sequence is MELLKKLILLSLLMINASVAGAEPRVDITEGPVSLTDFSMGYFVDDSQALTYQDITAMPFTPTSSKTTLGTSARVTWFKVILDNATGEQQPLFVHLPHAYHVRSVDFYQERSGRLVDQQTLDMEEIDDDPLMYRGTAVYPLTIPADQSTTLYLRSHAYSHQWFAVEVMDEQTSRRALISIKTDIALLVGMMLALVVYNGLLYFATSKKENIFYSFYLISGLVWIALSYGLIASTFDVYGSEIFKLNISLITMPIFLMLFMMAVFETKRFYPTEHRILQALLVVLSGTLIWGMYDISAALKPASSLAALMMVVTFSVSISLYRKGNPLVVYFLIGHSFFVLFNGIAVLFYKGIIAHSYLSSHGVGIGIVLEALTLAFIISHRIKILEDIRASQEELKKQAATDPLTRLYNRRYFFAEADYMLELAKNRGTPLAVLVIDIDHFKQVNDQYGHSCGDQVLVSIAQTLKKHSRTKDLLARFGGEEFVVLLPEADLQEANRCAERLRAAVQALEVTVNDNDVVHSTVSIGIAEVMVGNDGVEAALNRADKALYQAKHSGRNRLCFETPELAQAEYG, encoded by the coding sequence ATGGAATTACTCAAGAAGCTGATATTGCTGTCGCTCCTGATGATCAACGCGAGCGTTGCGGGGGCAGAGCCCAGGGTCGATATCACTGAGGGGCCGGTCTCGCTGACCGATTTCAGCATGGGCTACTTCGTCGATGACTCTCAAGCGCTGACTTACCAAGACATCACCGCCATGCCCTTTACCCCCACCAGCAGTAAAACCACGCTTGGCACCAGTGCCAGAGTGACCTGGTTCAAGGTAATCCTGGACAATGCCACCGGTGAGCAGCAACCGCTGTTCGTGCACCTGCCGCACGCTTACCATGTGCGCTCGGTCGACTTTTATCAGGAACGCAGTGGCCGCCTGGTGGATCAGCAGACGCTCGATATGGAAGAGATCGATGATGATCCTCTGATGTACCGCGGCACCGCCGTGTACCCCCTGACGATACCCGCAGACCAGTCCACTACCTTGTACCTGCGCAGCCATGCCTATTCGCATCAATGGTTCGCCGTTGAGGTAATGGATGAACAAACCTCCCGGCGCGCGCTGATCAGCATCAAAACCGACATCGCTCTGCTGGTGGGCATGATGCTCGCTCTGGTGGTTTATAACGGCCTGCTGTATTTCGCTACCAGCAAGAAAGAGAACATCTTCTACTCGTTCTACCTTATCTCCGGGCTGGTGTGGATTGCGCTGTCCTACGGGTTGATCGCCAGCACCTTCGATGTGTATGGCAGCGAAATATTCAAACTGAATATCTCGCTGATCACCATGCCGATCTTTCTGATGCTGTTCATGATGGCAGTGTTCGAAACCAAACGCTTTTACCCCACCGAACACCGCATTCTGCAGGCGCTACTTGTGGTGCTCAGCGGCACTCTGATCTGGGGCATGTATGATATTTCTGCCGCGCTCAAGCCCGCCAGTAGCTTGGCCGCGCTGATGATGGTGGTGACCTTCTCTGTCAGCATTTCGTTGTACCGCAAGGGTAACCCCTTGGTAGTGTACTTTCTGATCGGCCACAGTTTTTTCGTGCTGTTTAACGGTATCGCGGTGCTGTTTTACAAGGGGATCATTGCGCATTCCTATCTAAGCAGCCATGGGGTGGGGATCGGCATTGTACTTGAGGCACTGACCCTGGCATTTATCATCTCTCACCGGATAAAAATCCTGGAGGATATCCGCGCCTCGCAGGAAGAGCTGAAGAAACAGGCAGCCACCGACCCGCTTACCCGCCTATACAATCGCCGCTATTTCTTTGCCGAAGCTGATTACATGCTGGAATTGGCGAAGAATCGGGGCACGCCGCTGGCGGTATTGGTGATCGACATTGACCACTTCAAGCAGGTGAACGACCAGTATGGCCACAGCTGCGGCGATCAGGTCCTTGTCAGTATTGCGCAAACACTGAAAAAACACAGCCGTACCAAGGATCTACTGGCACGCTTCGGTGGTGAAGAGTTTGTCGTGCTGCTGCCGGAGGCGGATCTGCAAGAGGCCAACCGCTGCGCAGAACGCTTGCGCGCAGCCGTGCAAGCCCTGGAGGTGACAGTCAACGACAATGACGTGGTGCATTCCACTGTGAGCATTGGCATCGCTGAGGTCATGGTAGGCAATGACGGGGTCGAAGCCGCGCTCAACCGCGCTGACAAGGCGCTATACCAGGCCAAGCACAGCGGGCGCAACCGGCTGTGCTTCGAGACGCCCGAGCTAGCCCAGGCAGAATATGGATGA
- a CDS encoding putative bifunctional diguanylate cyclase/phosphodiesterase: protein MLTGSYDLFMVFISFCVAVLASYTALDLSGRVATSKKNAVPFWICGGALAMGIGIWSMHFVGMLAFSLPIPMGYDLTITLLSLALAILASGFALWMVAQPEMPWLHLLIGAVALGAGIAAMHYLGMYALLMQPGIVYDSLLVGLSLVIAVIASASALLIAFRLRRNTAYVKAWRMGASLVMGGAIIGMHYTGMAAAGFPEGSFCAAAVDGLDNNWLASLVIVVTLAVLGIALLTSVLDAKMELRTDALSSSLAEANKELTHLALHDNLTKLPNRLLLEDRIEQSMQKVRRNGGMFTLMFLDLDGFKPINDAFGHHVGDKLLGQVGQRLTQRLRATDTLARVGGDEFVLLAAVDNATDASNIARQIIDLVNQPFQVGEQELRVSTSLGIVMYPADGADQQELLMNADAAMYHAKASGKNDFSFFNTTMNAGALAQLNLLQDLRRALQQDEFVLYYQPKFAVNDGQIVGAEALIRWRHPTRGLLAPGAFIGLAEKSGLIVEIDSWVLKQACKQMGEWYAEGYLDWCVAVNVSALQLSQPRFVDSVQAALEQNALPAKHLIIEITETMAMNDVDASIKVLERLGSIGVGVSIDDFGSGHSSLLYLKNLPVNELKIDRGFVNELQHGAADEAIISAIVNLGQALGLRIVAEGVETAEQQAFLSSMKCDVLQGFLLGHPLPAEDFIGKLANKRTAT from the coding sequence ATGCTGACGGGTAGTTACGACCTTTTCATGGTCTTCATTTCTTTCTGCGTGGCGGTTCTCGCCTCGTACACCGCACTGGATCTTTCCGGCCGCGTTGCCACATCGAAAAAGAATGCTGTGCCCTTCTGGATATGTGGCGGGGCGCTGGCGATGGGCATTGGTATCTGGTCTATGCACTTCGTCGGTATGTTGGCGTTCAGCCTGCCGATTCCCATGGGTTACGACCTGACCATAACCTTGCTGTCGCTGGCCTTGGCTATCCTCGCGTCAGGCTTCGCCCTATGGATGGTGGCGCAGCCGGAGATGCCCTGGTTACATCTGCTGATTGGTGCCGTGGCTCTGGGCGCGGGCATCGCGGCGATGCATTACCTGGGTATGTACGCGCTGCTGATGCAGCCGGGCATTGTTTATGACTCTTTGTTGGTGGGCTTGTCGTTGGTGATCGCGGTCATTGCGTCGGCATCCGCGTTGCTGATCGCATTCCGCTTGCGCAGAAATACGGCCTATGTAAAGGCCTGGCGCATGGGGGCATCGCTGGTCATGGGCGGCGCCATCATCGGTATGCACTATACCGGCATGGCTGCGGCAGGCTTCCCGGAGGGCAGCTTCTGCGCTGCGGCGGTTGACGGGCTGGACAACAACTGGCTGGCCAGCCTGGTCATTGTCGTCACGCTCGCGGTGCTCGGCATCGCGCTGCTGACCTCGGTGCTGGACGCAAAAATGGAATTGCGCACCGACGCGCTGAGTAGCTCCCTGGCTGAAGCCAACAAGGAACTCACGCACCTGGCCCTGCATGACAATCTCACCAAGCTGCCCAATCGCCTGTTGCTGGAAGACCGCATCGAGCAGAGCATGCAGAAGGTCAGGCGCAACGGCGGTATGTTCACCCTGATGTTTCTCGATCTGGATGGCTTCAAGCCGATCAACGACGCCTTTGGCCATCATGTGGGGGACAAGCTCCTGGGGCAGGTCGGGCAACGGCTAACCCAGCGTTTGCGCGCTACCGATACCTTGGCGCGGGTCGGCGGTGACGAGTTTGTATTGTTGGCAGCAGTGGATAACGCCACCGATGCATCCAACATCGCCAGACAGATCATCGACCTGGTCAATCAGCCTTTTCAGGTTGGCGAGCAGGAACTGCGGGTCTCCACCAGCCTGGGCATCGTGATGTATCCCGCAGATGGCGCTGATCAGCAAGAGCTGCTGATGAACGCTGACGCTGCCATGTATCACGCCAAAGCCAGTGGCAAGAACGACTTCAGCTTCTTTAACACCACCATGAATGCCGGCGCTCTGGCGCAGTTGAACCTGCTGCAGGATCTGCGCCGCGCCCTTCAGCAAGATGAATTCGTACTTTATTACCAGCCGAAATTTGCCGTTAATGATGGGCAAATCGTAGGGGCCGAAGCGCTGATACGCTGGCGCCACCCCACTCGAGGCTTGCTCGCGCCTGGCGCGTTTATCGGGCTGGCCGAAAAGTCCGGCTTGATTGTTGAAATCGACAGCTGGGTGCTTAAACAAGCTTGTAAGCAGATGGGCGAATGGTATGCCGAAGGCTACCTCGATTGGTGCGTAGCGGTGAACGTCTCGGCATTGCAATTATCCCAGCCGCGCTTTGTCGACAGCGTTCAAGCAGCCCTTGAGCAAAACGCCCTGCCTGCCAAACACCTGATCATCGAAATCACCGAAACCATGGCCATGAATGACGTCGACGCCAGCATCAAGGTGTTGGAACGTTTAGGCAGCATTGGCGTAGGTGTTTCGATTGACGATTTCGGTTCCGGTCATTCCAGCCTGTTGTATCTGAAAAATTTGCCGGTCAATGAACTGAAGATCGACCGCGGTTTCGTCAATGAGCTACAACACGGCGCCGCGGATGAAGCGATTATTTCTGCAATTGTCAATCTGGGCCAGGCGCTGGGGCTACGCATTGTCGCTGAAGGGGTGGAGACGGCAGAACAGCAGGCATTCCTCTCGAGTATGAAATGCGACGTGCTGCAGGGCTTTTTGTTGGGGCATCCGTTGCCGGCTGAAGATTTTATTGGCAAGTTGGCCAATAAGCGCACTGCCACCTAA
- a CDS encoding siderophore-interacting protein: protein MARALPRTLQVISKQTVTPNMLRVTLGGDAMLDFPEDQAGGYIKLMFDAGPENKPLMRTYTIREQRAGEMDVDFVLHGDGGPASHWAAHCQTGDSILVGGPGAKKPLDHSADYFLLAGDMTALPAISVNIEALPADARGTAILEVIDQADIQQLNVPHGMELIWLINPEPGHRPETLADRVRQLFWPDGRVNVWAACEFTGMRALRQYFREERQIDRADLYISSYWKHGSNEDQHKQLKQADAVQAG from the coding sequence ATGGCACGCGCTTTACCCCGTACCCTGCAAGTCATTAGCAAGCAAACCGTGACCCCGAACATGCTGCGCGTCACTCTCGGCGGCGACGCCATGCTGGACTTTCCCGAGGACCAGGCAGGCGGCTACATCAAGCTTATGTTCGACGCGGGTCCAGAAAACAAACCGCTGATGCGCACCTATACGATCCGCGAACAGCGCGCAGGCGAGATGGACGTGGACTTTGTGTTGCACGGCGACGGTGGGCCGGCCTCCCATTGGGCGGCGCATTGTCAGACCGGCGACAGCATCCTGGTTGGCGGCCCTGGCGCGAAAAAACCGCTCGACCACAGTGCGGACTACTTTCTGCTGGCTGGCGACATGACGGCGTTACCCGCCATCAGCGTCAATATCGAAGCTTTACCCGCCGATGCTCGGGGCACCGCCATACTTGAGGTCATCGACCAGGCCGACATTCAACAGCTCAACGTGCCCCACGGAATGGAACTGATCTGGCTCATCAACCCTGAGCCCGGCCACCGCCCAGAGACATTGGCCGACCGTGTGCGCCAACTGTTCTGGCCAGACGGCCGAGTCAATGTGTGGGCGGCTTGCGAGTTCACTGGCATGCGCGCACTACGCCAATATTTTCGCGAGGAGCGTCAGATAGACCGGGCTGACCTGTATATTTCCAGCTACTGGAAGCATGGCAGTAACGAAGACCAGCACAAGCAATTGAAACAGGCCGATGCGGTACAGGCCGGCTGA
- a CDS encoding TIGR03643 family protein: MSGSNEWSGADASRIIEMAWEDRTPFEAIEAVYGLSEPEVIQLMRQQLKPGSFRLWRARVSGRKTKHGALRDPGVIRGYCPTQYKR; encoded by the coding sequence ATGTCCGGCAGCAACGAGTGGAGCGGTGCAGATGCGTCCCGCATCATCGAAATGGCCTGGGAAGACCGCACCCCGTTTGAAGCGATTGAAGCCGTGTACGGGTTGAGTGAGCCGGAGGTGATTCAGTTGATGCGCCAGCAACTCAAACCCGGCTCCTTCCGCTTGTGGCGTGCGCGCGTAAGCGGGCGCAAGACCAAGCATGGCGCGCTGCGCGATCCTGGGGTTATTCGCGGTTATTGTCCGACCCAGTACAAGCGCTAG